CTGCGCCTCATCGCGCAGGCCGCCCGCAAAAAAGCCCCGGCATTTCCGCCGGGGCTTTTTTTATTTCGCCGGCAACGCGGCGACTACTTCCGCCGTCAGGGCGGCCACGCTTTCGCTGAGAGCCGAGGCGAGGGCGCTGAAGTTTTTGCCGTCCCACTCCGTCTCGGGCGCGGTGAAGACTTTGCGCAGGATGATCGCGCCCGCCGGTTTCGCTTCGGTCACCTCGACCAGCGCGGAGAAACTCGCGAACGACTTGCCGTCCTGGCGCTCGCCTTCGCAGCGGAACACGCGGATCGACACGTCGTAATCGCGCTCCACTTCAAACGAGAAGGGCTGCGCATACACGCGCGACACCTTGTCGGCGCGCGCCAGGCGGCCGGCCACCGTGCGGCCGATGCTCGTCGTGAGCGGTTCGGCCCAGCGGGCGAAACTCTGGTAGGCGATTTCGTTGCCGCCTTCGCGCACGACCATGTCCTTGCCGTTCAAATACGGGGCGATCTCGATGCGTTTCAGCCCCAGCACCAGCTCACCCGTTTTGGCGGGACGCTCGACTTCCGACGGCGTGCCGGTGAGCACATAATAACGCGTCGGATCACTCGCCGGCGCCGGCACGAGCGAACAGCCGGCCAGACTCAGCACGACGGAGGACAGGACCACGCATGACAGAAGACGGACGGCGGATATGCGGCGGAGGCGGGAGGTAAAGTTCATCGGGCGTGGCAAAGGAATCACTTGGCGGGAGGAGGAGTCGGCTGCTTGCGACCCGTGATGAGGGCGCTCGGATTGCGTTCGAGATAATCGGCCAGTTCGCGCACGGCCGAGGCGGCTTCGCCGAGCCGGATGAGCGCCTGCGAGGCGTCGTCGCCGAGGCTTTGCTGGGCGTTGATAAATTTCTGCGCGGTGGCGACCGTGCTGTTAAACGTCGTGATCGTCGCGCGGATTTCGGTCAGGGTCTGCGTCATCGCTTCGCCCTTCGGTCCGTTCTGCGCGTAGTCGGCGAGGATGGCATCGAGCTTGCCGGATGCGGCGCCAAGGTTGACCAGCGTTTGTTTGACCTCGGGGGACTCGGCGAGTCCGCGCATGGAGGCACCGGCCTTGGTCCACTCGGCAATCAGGCCGTCGGTGTCCAATCCGTTGATTTTTTTGCGCGTGTCGGCGACGAGCCCCTGCACTTCGCGGGAGAGTGCCGCCAGGTCCACGCCTTTGATGTTGGTGAGGATTTCATCGAGGCTGCGCAGCAACTCGGCGCTCTTCGAAGGGACGGCGGGCATCTCGACGTATTTGGAAACCAAGTCGGGGCGCGGCGTCGCCGGATAATTCACGGGGTCGAGAAAATCGATTTCCACATAGAGCAGACCGGTCGCGTAGCCGATGACGCCGAGCTGGGCGCGCATGCCACGATCCACCAGTTGCTGCAGTTTACCGTCCTCGGTGACGTCGATCATGCCGCCCTTGCCGTCGGCGATGAGGTTGCGGTTCAGCTCGCAGGAGACCGCCACGAGCGACCCGCCGGTGGCCGGCTCGTAACGCAGGCCGATATCGACGACGCGGCCCACGCGCACACCGCGCAGCTTGACCGGCGAACCGAGATCAAGGCCGTGAACCGACTCGTCGAAATACACGACGAACCGCTCGGGCTTGGAAAAAAAGTTGATGCCGCCGAACGAAAACAAGGCGACAAGCCCAAGGACAAGCGCGCCCAGGACGAACAAACCGACGACGGCGGGACTGACTTTGGTCTTCACAGGAAAAGAGAGTTAGGCGGGAGCGGGTTCAAGGGGAAGGCTGCTTTTGCACGAGGGCGGCGGCTTTCGCATCTTCGCCGCGGCCGAGGAATTCACGCACGCGCGCGTCCTTGCCTTCTTTGACGAGCACGCGCGGGTCGCCATCGGCGATGATTCCCTTGGTCTGCTTGTCGAGCATGATGACGCGATCGGCGATGGCGAAGATCGAAGCGAGTTCGTGCGAAACCACCACGCACGTCATGCCGAGCAGATCGCGCAGGTTGACGATCAACTCATCGAGATTGCGCGAGCTGATCGGATCGAGGCCGGCCGAGGGTTCGTCAAAGAAGACAATCGCCGGATCCAGCGCGAGCGCCCGGGCAAGGCCGGCGCGTTTCTTCATACCGCCGCTGATCTCGGACGGATAATAGCTGTCGTAACCGGAGAGGCCGACTTGCGCGAGTTTCATGCAGGCGAGTTCGGCGCGCTCCGCGGCGTCGAGCGGCGTGTATTCCTCGAGCGGCAGCATCACGTTTTCCAGCAGGTTGAGGGAGCTCCACAACGCGCCGCCCTGATAGAGCACGCCGATGCGTTGCAGCATCTCGCGCTGACGGTCGCCAGAGGCTTCGTTGTAGCACTCGCCGAAAAATTTCACCGAGCCCGCCAGCGGCGGATTCAGCCCGATGAGATGGCGGAGCAGCGTGCTCTTGCCGCAACCGGAGCCGCCGATGATGAAGAAAATCTCCCCGCGCTTAACCTGGAAGTTCAGGTTCTTCAGCAACGCCACGCCGTCGTAGCCGCAATCCAAGCCGGCGACATCGAGTGCGGGTGAATCGGCGTTGGCAGCGGATGCGGAAACCGGGGCAGGCGTGGAGTTGTCGGTGTTCATACGCGCGGGATCACCAGCCAAAGATGTTGAATATCACGGCGAACAACGCGTCCGAAACGATAATCAGAAGCAGGCCCATCACCACGGCCGAGGTCGTCGCCTTGCCCACACCGGCCGCACTGCGCTCGGCGCGCAAACCGCGATGGCAACCCGCCAGACCCACGAGCACACCGAAGAACGACGCCTTGATGAGGCCCGTCGAGATGTCGGACAAATCAATGGCCGACTGCGTCTCCACCCAGTAAGCCGTCGGCGGGATGTCGAGGAGGCCCAACGACACCGCCATGCCGCCGAGAATGCCCAGGCCGCTCGCGTAGAGCGCGAGGAGCGGCATCATCAAGCCGAGCGCGACGAGGCGCGGCATCACCAGAAAATCCACCGGACGGATACCGAGCGTCTGCAACGCATCGATCTCCTCGCCCGCCTTCATGTTGCCCAGTGTGGCGGCAAACGCCGCGCCGGTGCGACCCGCGAGAATGATCGCCGTCATCATCGCACCCATCTCCCGCACCATGACCAGACCGACCGCGTCGGCCACGTAAATGTCGGCGCCAAACTGCCGCATGAGCACGGCCGATTGATACGCCATGATCAAACCGACCAGCAAACCGATGAGGCTCACGATGGGCAGGGCCATCGCACCGCATTGCTGCATCTCGTCGAGACAGTCGCGCCAGCGGAATTTATGCGGACGCTTGAGGAGACTGACCGCGCTGATCACGCATTCGCCGACGAACGTCGCGATCTCCTTGGTCTTCGCCCACACATCCTCGGCGGCCAGACCCACCACGGTGAGAAAATTATGCGAACGGTCGAAGACCATGCGCGTCTCGTTCACCACCACGAGTTGGCGCAACAGTTTTTGCAGCGCATCAGGCAGGTCGGAGAGATCGCAGTAAACGCCCTTAACGCGGCACCACTGACGCACTTCAAAAACAAACAGCAGCAGCGCACTGTCCCAGTTGCCGAGATTGCCCCAGACGATCTTCACGCGCACCGGCGAGTTGTCGCCGATCAACACCGCCCACGATGGACGCGGCTCGGTGATACGCCACACGCCTTGCAACTCTACCAGCATCCACTCGCCCTCGGTGCGCACTTGCACACGGCTGTCGGGAGTGATCGTGATGGATTCGGACATCGCAAACAGGTTGAGCGGACACGCGGCGCGAAGGAATGCAAATTTTGTATCGTTCGAAGGAAACCTCGCCGCGTAGTCTGGCGGGATGCGTTTCAACACCGTGTTGTTCGACCTTGACGGGACCTTAATGGATCACCTGCCCGCGATCCATCGCTGCTACGCGCACACGTTGCCGCAGCTCGGCCTGCCGGCCCCCACCTATGAACAGGTGAAACGCGCCATCGGTGGCGGACTCGAAAACGCCATGGTAAAGTTTATCCCCGCGGCCCGCCTCGGCGAAGCCCTCGCGATCTACCGCCCGTTCTGGGACGCCAATCTCCTCACGGGCGCCGATCCCATGCCCGGCGCGCTCGCTTTGCTGGAACGCCTTCACGCGCGCGGCATCGTCTGCGCGGTGTTCACCAACAAGCTCGGCACGTCCGCCCGCCAGGTCTGCGCCCACCTCGGCTTCACTCCGCATGTGCTTCAGGTGATTGGCGCCAAGGACACGCCGTGGCTCAAGCCGGCCCCCGAGTTCACCGCCCACGCACTCAAGCTCCTCGACGCCGATCCCGCCACGACGTGCCTCGTCGGCGATTCACCCTGGGACGTGCAAGCCGCGCACAACGCCGGTTTCCCGTGCTTTGCCGTCACCACCGGCACGCACACCGCCGACGAGTTGCGCGCCGCCGGCGCCGATGGGATTTACGAAAACCTCACCGCACTCGGGGCGGCGGAATTCCTCGTCACTTGACGGCAGGTTCTGCGAGCGCGCGATCCACCTCCATGCCGAGGGCGCGCAACGTGAGGTTGATGTCGCTCAGGAAGTAACCGAGCGCCGTCAGCAGGAAACCGATCGCGCCCATAAACAGCGCGAGGATCAAAGGCGCCGCCTCCACGCCCGCCAGCGCGCTCACGAAAATCACCACCACCAGCATGCCCGAGGTGAACATGCCCAGGGTGTTAAACATCACCGCCAGCCGCACGAATTTCGCCCGGCGGTAAAGAATACGCAGCTGCGCCTCAAGGAGCCCGCGCGTGTCGTCCTTGGCCGCGTGCGTCTGCCCCGCAAGAATGCGTGTGCGGTCCACGATGCGCCCAAGCCGGTTGGTCATGGTCAGCATCAGCGAACCCAGACCCGTGATGAGGATCACCGGAGTGATCGCCAGCTGGATCATCGGGAGCAGGGAGTTGGACTCGATCGCCATAGTCCGTCACTCCGCAGCAAATCCGCACGACTGGCAATTCCCCGCGTTTGATTTTTCCAAGGAAGCCGTGTTCATGTTCGCCGCACGTGGCCGTTTCTCCCGCCAATTCCGACAACCTGACCGGCGTTCTAGAACGCATCATT
This portion of the Rariglobus hedericola genome encodes:
- a CDS encoding PqiC family protein, which translates into the protein MNFTSRLRRISAVRLLSCVVLSSVVLSLAGCSLVPAPASDPTRYYVLTGTPSEVERPAKTGELVLGLKRIEIAPYLNGKDMVVREGGNEIAYQSFARWAEPLTTSIGRTVAGRLARADKVSRVYAQPFSFEVERDYDVSIRVFRCEGERQDGKSFASFSALVEVTEAKPAGAIILRKVFTAPETEWDGKNFSALASALSESVAALTAEVVAALPAK
- a CDS encoding MlaD family protein, which codes for MKTKVSPAVVGLFVLGALVLGLVALFSFGGINFFSKPERFVVYFDESVHGLDLGSPVKLRGVRVGRVVDIGLRYEPATGGSLVAVSCELNRNLIADGKGGMIDVTEDGKLQQLVDRGMRAQLGVIGYATGLLYVEIDFLDPVNYPATPRPDLVSKYVEMPAVPSKSAELLRSLDEILTNIKGVDLAALSREVQGLVADTRKKINGLDTDGLIAEWTKAGASMRGLAESPEVKQTLVNLGAASGKLDAILADYAQNGPKGEAMTQTLTEIRATITTFNSTVATAQKFINAQQSLGDDASQALIRLGEAASAVRELADYLERNPSALITGRKQPTPPPAK
- a CDS encoding ABC transporter ATP-binding protein yields the protein MNTDNSTPAPVSASAANADSPALDVAGLDCGYDGVALLKNLNFQVKRGEIFFIIGGSGCGKSTLLRHLIGLNPPLAGSVKFFGECYNEASGDRQREMLQRIGVLYQGGALWSSLNLLENVMLPLEEYTPLDAAERAELACMKLAQVGLSGYDSYYPSEISGGMKKRAGLARALALDPAIVFFDEPSAGLDPISSRNLDELIVNLRDLLGMTCVVVSHELASIFAIADRVIMLDKQTKGIIADGDPRVLVKEGKDARVREFLGRGEDAKAAALVQKQPSP
- a CDS encoding MlaE family ABC transporter permease; protein product: MSESITITPDSRVQVRTEGEWMLVELQGVWRITEPRPSWAVLIGDNSPVRVKIVWGNLGNWDSALLLFVFEVRQWCRVKGVYCDLSDLPDALQKLLRQLVVVNETRMVFDRSHNFLTVVGLAAEDVWAKTKEIATFVGECVISAVSLLKRPHKFRWRDCLDEMQQCGAMALPIVSLIGLLVGLIMAYQSAVLMRQFGADIYVADAVGLVMVREMGAMMTAIILAGRTGAAFAATLGNMKAGEEIDALQTLGIRPVDFLVMPRLVALGLMMPLLALYASGLGILGGMAVSLGLLDIPPTAYWVETQSAIDLSDISTGLIKASFFGVLVGLAGCHRGLRAERSAAGVGKATTSAVVMGLLLIIVSDALFAVIFNIFGW
- a CDS encoding HAD family hydrolase, with protein sequence MRFNTVLFDLDGTLMDHLPAIHRCYAHTLPQLGLPAPTYEQVKRAIGGGLENAMVKFIPAARLGEALAIYRPFWDANLLTGADPMPGALALLERLHARGIVCAVFTNKLGTSARQVCAHLGFTPHVLQVIGAKDTPWLKPAPEFTAHALKLLDADPATTCLVGDSPWDVQAAHNAGFPCFAVTTGTHTADELRAAGADGIYENLTALGAAEFLVT
- a CDS encoding DUF2721 domain-containing protein, encoding MAIESNSLLPMIQLAITPVILITGLGSLMLTMTNRLGRIVDRTRILAGQTHAAKDDTRGLLEAQLRILYRRAKFVRLAVMFNTLGMFTSGMLVVVIFVSALAGVEAAPLILALFMGAIGFLLTALGYFLSDINLTLRALGMEVDRALAEPAVK